The nucleotide sequence TCGGGCCGATCGAGGGGCCGGAGGATCTCGCCAAGCTGCCGACCGCGGCGATGTCGGTCAACGGGGAGGGGCGCAGCGAATGGCGGCTCGAGGGGCCCAAGGGCCGGATCCACGTGCATGCCCACACGCCGCGCTACGTGGCCGACGACCTCGCCACCCTGCAGTACGCGGTGCTCGGCGGCGTGGGCGCGACCCTGCTGCCCGACTACATGTGCCGCGCCGACCTCAACGAAGGGCGGCTGACCCGGGTGCTGTGCGACTGGGGGCCGGCGCCGGTGGTCGCGCACATGGTGTTTCCGGCGCGGCGCGCGCTGGTGCCGGCGGTGCGGCGGCTGATCGACTTCCTGGTCGAGCACCTGGAACACGGGGCCCACCGCATGTTCTGACGGCGATTTCGAGGCGCTGGACCGCGTCGATATGCAAAAAACGTCATAACCAAACAATCAGATATTCGTTTGGCATCCTTGGCGGGGTTCGGACAATCCAGGTCTTCCATTCCATCCAAGGAACGACCATGGCAACCCTCCGTCTCGGCGACAGCGCCCCCGATTTCACCCAGGATTCCAGCGAAGGCCCGATCAAATTCCATGAGTGGGCCGGCGATTCGTGGGTCGTGTTCTTCTCGCACCCGGCCGACTTCACGCCCGTGTGCACCACCGAACTCGGCAAGACGGCGGCCCTGTCGGGCGAGTTCCAGAAGCGCGGCGTGAAGCCGATCGCGCTGAGCGTGGACCCGGCCGACAAGCACAAGGAATGGATCGGAGACATCAACGACACGCAGAACACCACGGTCAACTTCCCGATCGTGGCCGACGCCGACCGCAAGGTGTCGGACCTCTACGACCTGATCCACCCGAACGCCTCGGCCACGGCCACGGTGCGCAGCGTGTTCATCATCGATCCGAAGAAGACGATCCGCACCATCATCACCTACCCGGCCTCGACCGGCCGCAACTTCGACGAGATCCTGCGCGTGATCGACTCGCTGCAGCTCACCGACAGCCACAAGGTGGCGACGCCCGTGAACTGGAAGGACGGCGACGACGTGGTCATCATCCCGAGCCTGCAGGACCCGGCCGAGATCGCCCAGCGCTTCCCCAAGGGCTACAAGGCGGTGCGTCCCTACCTGCGCCTGACGCCGCAGCCGAACAAGTAAGCCGGCGGCATCGGCCCAGGCCCACCACCTTCGCATGCAGACCCGCATCGTCATCGTTCCCGGCTGGCGCGACTCCGGCCCCGGCCACTGGCAGAGCCTGTGGCAGGAGCGCATTCCGGGCGCCGCGCGCGTGCAGCAGGACGACTGGGCCTCGCCGCGGCGCGAGGCCTGGGTGTCGACGCTGGCGCGGCTGGTGCTCGAGTCGCC is from Variovorax paradoxus and encodes:
- a CDS encoding peroxiredoxin encodes the protein MATLRLGDSAPDFTQDSSEGPIKFHEWAGDSWVVFFSHPADFTPVCTTELGKTAALSGEFQKRGVKPIALSVDPADKHKEWIGDINDTQNTTVNFPIVADADRKVSDLYDLIHPNASATATVRSVFIIDPKKTIRTIITYPASTGRNFDEILRVIDSLQLTDSHKVATPVNWKDGDDVVIIPSLQDPAEIAQRFPKGYKAVRPYLRLTPQPNK